From a region of the Chrysemys picta bellii isolate R12L10 chromosome 7, ASM1138683v2, whole genome shotgun sequence genome:
- the LOC135972748 gene encoding uncharacterized protein LOC135972748, translating into MLMFKVVQQTLETQRQDIRKLQTRLNELVLGDQSPNPFNQSVASVDSTPTPDWVAYFQAGSDTPEELEMEGQELGCPLVVMLECGMATPMEEPEPDEYHLDTLIAKYALYPELQAILHKHADAFAKHKYDCGCMSVTIVVDGGDVPAQKQYAYPEQAIPYIAKVIKSLLAQEVLRRCTSTANSPIWPVKKPDGSWCLTINYRWLNQVTPTCAPTVAKMPDLIKSFDLEAKWFSVLDISNSFWTLPVAQESQYRFASKGSNIPGPDYLRDIKIAQHCSMLKCGES; encoded by the exons ATGTTAATGTTCAAGGTGGTGCAGCAAACCTTGGAGACCCAACGCCAGGATATCCGAAAACTCCAGACACGTCTGAACGAGTTGGTGTTGGGAGATCAAAGTCCAAATCCTTTCAACCAATCAGTGGCCTCTGTAGACTCAACCCCTACTCCTGATTGGGTGGCATATTTTCAAGCAGGGTCAGATACCCCTGAGGAGCTGGAGATGGAAG GACAAGAGTTGGGTTGCCCACTAGTGGTCATGCTGGAGTGTGGTATGGCCACCCCAATGGAGGAACCAGAACCAGACGAATACCACCTGGACACATTAATAGCCAAATATGCACTCTATCCAGAGTTACAGGCCATACTTCACAAACATGCTGATGCCTTTGCTAAACACAAATATGATTGTGGATGCATGTCAGTCACTATTGTTGTGGACGGGGGAGACGTGCCTGCTCAAAAACAATATGCCTATCCAGAGCAGGCCATACCTTACATAGCCAAGGTGATCAAATCATTACTGGCACAGGAAGTCCTGCGTAGATGCACTTCTACAGCCAATTCCCCAATTTGGCCCGTTAAGAAACCAGATGGTTCTTGGTGTCTCACCATCAATTACCGATGGTTAAATCAGGTCACCCCTACTTGTGCCCCTACTGTGGCAAAAATGCCAGACCTCATAAAGTCCTTTGACCTGGAGGCTAAGTGGTTCTCTGTGCTAGATATCAGTAACAGCTTTTGGACTTTACCAGTGGCCCAAGAGTCGCAGTACAGGTTTGCTTCCAAGGGGTCCAACATTCCTGGACCCGATTACCTCAGGGATATAAAAATAGCTCAGCATTGTTCCATGCTCAAATGCGGCGAGTCCTAA